A portion of the Fibrobacter sp. UWB16 genome contains these proteins:
- a CDS encoding TfoX/Sxy family protein yields MPSSKKFRDYVLAQFKGELRVTTRKMMGEYILYADGKIFGGIYDDRLLVKPVAAAKAMLLDAKLQLPYDGAKPMLRVAAEQIADNSLLVRLLDAMLPELPAAKKKK; encoded by the coding sequence ATGCCGAGTTCTAAAAAGTTCCGTGATTACGTCTTGGCGCAGTTCAAGGGTGAGCTGCGCGTGACGACCCGCAAGATGATGGGCGAGTATATCCTTTACGCTGACGGAAAAATTTTCGGCGGGATTTACGATGATCGCTTGCTTGTGAAGCCTGTGGCCGCTGCAAAGGCGATGCTTCTGGATGCAAAATTGCAGTTGCCCTACGATGGCGCAAAACCGATGTTGCGCGTTGCCGCAGAGCAAATTGCAGACAACAGCTTGCTCGTGCGCTTGCTTGACGCCATGCTCCCAGAATTGCCTGCTGCAAAAAAGAAAAAGTAG
- a CDS encoding acyltransferase, with translation MIIDKEKAKHRAAGLDLFRVVAAVMVLLFHCNIHHGNDFGALTGFVSMGAVFMTAFFMLSGFVLFLTYRERDLLKNDALKNFYLKRIFGIFPLYLIVAALYVVTLGQESAFQNLVLLPIEVLGLQSVFSTLFPVSHNGGTWFISCLLFAYLAFPLMQEVVKQMSTRAKWIVLAICTAILFWSPLVVHTFKTDSIYSNPFFRGLEFFIGVLLCSLPIRAGIAKILATWKVFVAEAVLLVAGISVAVRLNVFVGNYMLYDWIVIPLFAFMIITLTGLKSPRLLGSAVLRYASAASYAFFLAQTFNTEIENWLFAVCGIQNNVLQITLSVSLCTVIAVALHELVEKPCAEMLKKKL, from the coding sequence GTGATTATTGATAAGGAAAAAGCGAAGCACCGCGCGGCTGGGCTTGATTTATTTCGCGTTGTAGCGGCTGTGATGGTGCTGCTGTTCCATTGCAATATTCATCATGGGAATGATTTTGGCGCGCTTACGGGATTTGTCTCGATGGGCGCTGTGTTCATGACGGCGTTCTTTATGCTTTCGGGATTTGTCTTGTTTCTCACTTATCGAGAGCGCGACCTCCTTAAGAATGATGCACTCAAGAATTTTTACCTGAAACGCATTTTTGGGATTTTTCCCTTGTATTTGATCGTGGCTGCGTTGTATGTCGTGACCTTGGGGCAAGAATCGGCGTTCCAGAATCTGGTGCTGTTGCCGATTGAAGTCTTGGGATTGCAAAGCGTGTTTTCGACGCTGTTTCCGGTGAGCCATAATGGCGGGACCTGGTTTATCTCTTGTTTGCTGTTTGCGTATTTGGCTTTCCCGCTGATGCAAGAAGTCGTAAAGCAGATGTCGACTCGTGCGAAGTGGATTGTGCTTGCAATTTGCACGGCGATTTTGTTCTGGTCTCCGCTTGTTGTGCATACGTTCAAGACGGACTCGATTTATTCCAATCCGTTTTTCCGCGGGCTGGAATTTTTCATCGGTGTGCTTTTGTGCTCTTTGCCGATTCGCGCGGGAATCGCGAAAATTCTTGCGACTTGGAAAGTCTTTGTCGCTGAGGCGGTGCTTTTGGTGGCTGGAATTTCAGTTGCGGTTCGGCTGAATGTTTTCGTGGGTAACTACATGCTTTACGACTGGATTGTAATTCCGCTGTTTGCCTTTATGATTATAACGCTAACGGGGCTCAAGTCGCCGAGATTGCTGGGTTCTGCGGTGTTGCGTTATGCGAGTGCGGCAAGCTATGCGTTTTTCTTGGCGCAAACATTCAATACCGAAATCGAAAATTGGCTGTTTGCAGTGTGCGGTATTCAAAATAATGTGTTGCAAATTACGTTGTCGGTTTCGCTTTGTACGGTCATCGCTGTAGCGTTGCATGAACTTGTAGAAAAGCCCTGTGCGGAGATGCTGAAAAAGAAATTGTAA
- a CDS encoding BatD family protein, translating into MKKNAISKTAKPAKAKEAKAKESHESVDSLLTVPTAGSTNVLTVEPDSASVSGDADANAAMMQLPTAEQLGITITAGNVGDVECAGNATSVPLSATVGDTINFPVTVSWSVNGSAILVVPTSSANAKGILQLGVSQESSRSVKNGKEMAQITFNYKLVMQDTGNLNIPAMRFEIPTPTGQSLDLRSDSVPIRVDAPFNAMPFIAGGVVGVCVLLAALWRMRKRAKAKAELAKWNGALSAIRERMMVLKQRVNVADSREWLLELEGACKSYAALRFGASESEASSINLDNLVKEGALEGWEHLVEEFAHARYGGGNRDSFENKETWKLAMTLMGLEEDE; encoded by the coding sequence ATGAAGAAGAACGCTATTTCTAAGACTGCGAAGCCTGCCAAGGCTAAAGAGGCTAAGGCGAAAGAATCTCATGAAAGTGTAGACTCGCTACTCACTGTACCGACAGCGGGTTCCACGAATGTTCTTACGGTGGAACCGGATAGTGCAAGCGTTAGTGGCGATGCAGATGCCAATGCTGCGATGATGCAACTCCCGACAGCTGAACAGCTCGGGATTACGATAACCGCCGGAAATGTGGGTGATGTTGAATGTGCCGGGAATGCGACGAGTGTGCCGCTTTCGGCGACTGTGGGCGATACCATCAACTTCCCGGTGACGGTTTCGTGGAGCGTGAACGGGAGCGCGATTCTCGTGGTGCCGACGAGTTCGGCAAATGCAAAGGGCATTTTGCAGTTGGGCGTGTCGCAGGAATCTAGCCGCTCGGTAAAGAACGGCAAGGAAATGGCGCAGATTACGTTCAACTACAAGCTCGTTATGCAGGATACGGGAAACTTGAACATCCCTGCGATGCGTTTTGAAATTCCGACTCCGACGGGGCAGTCGCTCGATTTGCGTAGCGATAGCGTGCCTATACGTGTCGATGCTCCGTTCAATGCGATGCCGTTTATTGCAGGCGGTGTGGTAGGCGTTTGTGTGCTTTTGGCGGCGTTGTGGCGCATGCGCAAGCGTGCAAAGGCAAAAGCTGAGCTTGCCAAATGGAACGGTGCATTGTCTGCAATTCGTGAACGCATGATGGTCTTGAAACAGCGTGTGAACGTTGCGGATAGCCGCGAATGGCTCTTGGAATTGGAAGGGGCCTGCAAAAGTTATGCCGCATTGCGCTTTGGCGCTAGCGAATCTGAGGCTTCATCCATCAATCTTGATAACCTTGTGAAAGAAGGCGCGTTAGAAGGCTGGGAGCACCTCGTTGAAGAATTTGCTCATGCCCGTTATGGTGGTGGTAATCGCGACAGCTTTGAAAACAAGGAAACTTGGAAACTTGCCATGACGCTCATGGGGCTGGAAGAGGACGAGTAG
- a CDS encoding glycosyl hydrolase family 8 → MIFKKILLPAFVGSAFFLGACGGDDTPVSPENNPATSSAAQPFPLSSSSVIPLPMSSSVTPLPVSSSAVPVPTSSAPASSASPTPTPSNYAALASTANANYAVNHYALWKSFHFTTEEAEMAVYPSLAGEFSIVFTPSYVPAGRVIWSNQSGYYKNFCTVEDATVMTMKFRACTVSEGIGYGMLLAYFNNDDDAFVRLWNYTRAMRENHNRKLMPWITPSFDWSPVDNSSATDADEDIATALILMYYRTGIQVYLQDALTFINAIWDTEVNPTTKLLYSGDEDFWKGDKPVYNLSYFSPVALRLFAAVDTQHDWKSVLDAMYAYMQLVQSKGTGVFPDWSDATATAANPPNGAAGTNANTYTWYTFNKESVRIPWRIAWDYFWYQDTRAAAILKQLNDFIKDKAKNDPNDMALAVNYSWDLSLGKDYTKNTVVSSQWYAAWCATGIAGNTAWFNTCTTGLNTRVPSNNGGSYFADILLTMYSGLLNGLFLRPAAMP, encoded by the coding sequence ATGATCTTCAAGAAAATCCTGTTGCCTGCTTTTGTAGGCTCGGCCTTTTTCCTGGGCGCCTGCGGTGGCGACGACACTCCGGTTTCTCCGGAGAATAATCCGGCAACAAGCTCTGCAGCACAGCCGTTCCCGCTGAGCAGTTCTTCTGTGATTCCGCTGCCGATGAGCTCTTCTGTGACTCCTCTTCCGGTAAGTAGCTCTGCTGTCCCTGTGCCGACAAGTTCTGCTCCGGCAAGCTCTGCATCCCCAACTCCGACTCCTTCGAATTATGCTGCTCTTGCCTCTACGGCAAATGCCAACTACGCTGTGAACCACTATGCCTTGTGGAAGAGCTTTCACTTCACGACCGAAGAAGCGGAAATGGCTGTTTATCCGTCGCTTGCAGGTGAATTCAGTATTGTGTTTACGCCGTCCTATGTACCGGCCGGTCGTGTGATCTGGTCGAATCAGAGCGGTTATTACAAGAATTTCTGCACTGTGGAGGATGCTACCGTTATGACCATGAAATTCCGCGCTTGCACGGTGTCGGAAGGTATTGGCTACGGCATGCTCCTTGCTTACTTCAATAACGATGATGATGCGTTTGTCCGCTTGTGGAACTACACAAGGGCTATGAGAGAAAATCATAACAGAAAGCTCATGCCGTGGATTACGCCGTCGTTCGACTGGAGTCCTGTGGACAATTCCAGTGCAACGGATGCCGATGAAGATATTGCAACGGCTTTGATTCTTATGTACTATAGAACCGGTATCCAGGTGTACTTGCAGGACGCATTGACGTTTATAAACGCTATTTGGGATACTGAAGTCAATCCGACGACAAAGCTTCTTTACTCGGGCGATGAAGACTTTTGGAAGGGCGATAAACCGGTTTACAACTTGAGCTACTTCTCTCCGGTGGCACTCCGTCTCTTTGCCGCTGTAGACACACAGCACGACTGGAAGAGCGTGTTGGATGCCATGTACGCTTATATGCAGCTTGTGCAGTCCAAGGGTACCGGCGTGTTCCCGGACTGGAGCGATGCTACGGCAACGGCTGCAAATCCGCCTAACGGAGCTGCTGGTACGAATGCCAATACCTACACCTGGTATACGTTCAACAAGGAATCTGTTCGTATCCCGTGGCGAATTGCTTGGGATTACTTCTGGTACCAGGATACGCGTGCAGCTGCAATCTTGAAGCAGTTGAACGACTTTATCAAGGATAAGGCCAAAAATGACCCGAACGACATGGCTTTGGCCGTCAACTACTCATGGGATCTTTCTTTGGGCAAGGACTATACCAAGAACACGGTTGTGTCGAGCCAGTGGTACGCTGCATGGTGCGCTACGGGTATCGCAGGCAATACTGCATGGTTTAATACTTGCACGACCGGCTTGAATACAAGAGTGCCTTCGAACAATGGCGGCAGTTACTTTGCCGACATCTTGCTTACAATGTATTCTGGCTTGCTGAACGGCTTGTTCTTGCGCCCTGCTGCAATGCCGTAA
- a CDS encoding T9SS type A sorting domain-containing protein codes for MNKKLTLATALLAGSAAFAGLDDGVFDTWLGSAGEPQVMTGLDNGSQTAGYWFSYADGGDGGKSRVEWKVPPGNDYSADALDPVVLACGGVCGTAILDKGTLTYQPFVGIGFNVVGEGANGDPEPGDATAWGGVCITYSSAAAPTLELGLGSFDAEIGYANPAANLNKSAAGTSKVLAWTDFKQPSWYKGATKVSGAEAAKKLVAVKFKIQNATGNYDFNICAIGPNAGTCPATCDAVPGIKSVRAASSVKAILSGRTLSFSGVKSAATAEVLNLQGQVVATGDASRALSLANLDAGVYMVRVAGKSVNFSNKIVLK; via the coding sequence ATGAATAAGAAACTCACTTTGGCTACAGCCCTCCTCGCTGGCTCTGCAGCTTTCGCTGGCCTCGATGACGGTGTCTTCGATACATGGCTTGGCTCTGCTGGCGAACCGCAGGTCATGACTGGTCTTGATAACGGTTCTCAGACTGCTGGTTACTGGTTCAGCTACGCCGACGGTGGTGATGGTGGTAAGTCTCGCGTTGAATGGAAGGTTCCTCCTGGAAACGACTACTCCGCTGACGCTCTTGACCCGGTCGTTCTCGCTTGCGGTGGTGTTTGCGGTACTGCTATCCTCGATAAGGGTACTTTGACCTATCAGCCGTTCGTCGGTATCGGCTTTAACGTTGTTGGCGAAGGCGCTAACGGCGATCCGGAACCGGGTGACGCTACTGCTTGGGGCGGCGTTTGCATTACTTATTCTTCTGCTGCTGCTCCGACTCTCGAACTTGGCCTCGGTAGCTTCGACGCTGAAATCGGTTACGCTAACCCGGCTGCAAACCTTAACAAGTCCGCTGCTGGTACTTCTAAGGTTCTCGCATGGACTGACTTTAAGCAGCCGTCTTGGTACAAGGGTGCCACGAAGGTTTCTGGCGCTGAAGCTGCTAAGAAGCTCGTTGCTGTGAAGTTCAAGATCCAGAACGCTACTGGTAACTATGACTTCAACATCTGCGCTATCGGTCCGAACGCTGGCACCTGCCCGGCTACCTGCGACGCTGTTCCGGGTATCAAGTCTGTCCGCGCAGCTTCCTCTGTTAAGGCAATCCTCTCTGGCCGTACTCTCAGCTTCTCTGGCGTCAAGTCTGCCGCTACTGCTGAAGTTCTCAACCTCCAGGGTCAGGTTGTTGCAACTGGTGACGCTTCTCGCGCACTCAGCCTCGCTAACCTCGACGCAGGCGTCTACATGGTTCGCGTTGCTGGCAAGTCCGTCAACTTCTCCAACAAGATCGTGTTGAAGTAA
- a CDS encoding cellulase family glycosylhydrolase, with product MKLTKLLTGILAGAAISAYADASTATPKKVGPVSYYGALHTSGSKIIGAKNNQQVMLRGVSLFWSDATGLSYYNPAVISWAVDNLKIDMFRYAMGIEYYDSNGGTKNKLDDQVSYAKSPEGQLSTIDRMVQAAIENDVYIIIDWHSHRAHLETSLAATFFQYISTKYKDVPNIIYEIYNEPVSGSGGSWDAIKTYANQVVPAIRANTQNLIIVGTPNWSQHPEQGAQSPISSTNIAYVLHFYAATHSKGSFGGHVTSALSAGYPVFISEWGTTNADGDGEPNSSATNEWTQFMDQNMIPNCNWSLRQQTSDVDQKSEKSAIFAGNKSLITAAALDAATYTSSGNIIKSYLTKNARSWADSLVKGKSGSCAFKAVTAKQTEGKISGALKSGCTYTSSNEKVVTVSGSDIVINDYGYAILTGNDGSQSVVTISQVAGQSITNLENLYCTYSGTCMIGTTSGRTLDFDDDGNKDYLLTMEDKTNEGSKFTLTSLDPSIVTVSKSTCKNTNCSNAQKNQQVWMLHFQGFGKAKVVATAAAVTGFRAMQDTFEIEYRKGEQRFDSRFKNQKLAFGATSTTGLASTTLSIKTPITYTYNGQPTSPYLTRQGEGYVAGTQNAVIAVTANVPETDFYAAATRTVTFIIGDSASAVNLKEYNDYVNPSEPISIKPVKKITNSLQASMKGSTLQFTTKNTGLVKIDIYDALGASVKQMSDVYSAGSHAIDLKGLANGSYTLVVRQGSQKASIRWMNK from the coding sequence ATGAAATTGACAAAGCTACTGACAGGCATCTTGGCAGGCGCGGCTATATCCGCCTATGCTGATGCATCGACAGCAACCCCCAAGAAAGTCGGGCCGGTATCCTATTACGGAGCCCTCCACACCAGCGGCAGTAAAATCATTGGCGCAAAGAACAACCAACAGGTCATGCTTCGCGGTGTAAGCCTTTTCTGGTCCGATGCAACAGGTTTGTCCTATTACAACCCGGCCGTCATTTCATGGGCTGTAGACAATCTCAAAATTGACATGTTCCGCTATGCCATGGGTATTGAATATTACGATTCCAATGGCGGCACCAAGAACAAATTGGACGACCAGGTTTCCTACGCAAAGTCTCCAGAAGGTCAGCTTTCTACGATTGACCGCATGGTCCAGGCTGCAATCGAAAACGACGTTTACATCATTATCGACTGGCACAGCCACAGAGCCCACTTGGAAACATCCTTGGCAGCTACATTCTTCCAGTACATCTCCACAAAGTACAAGGATGTGCCGAACATCATTTATGAAATTTACAACGAACCGGTCAGCGGTAGTGGCGGAAGCTGGGATGCCATCAAGACCTACGCCAACCAGGTTGTCCCGGCAATCCGTGCCAACACCCAGAACTTGATTATCGTCGGTACGCCGAACTGGTCTCAGCATCCGGAACAGGGCGCACAGAGCCCGATCTCTTCGACGAACATCGCATACGTTTTGCACTTCTACGCAGCCACCCATTCCAAGGGCAGCTTCGGTGGACACGTCACGAGCGCACTCAGCGCAGGTTATCCGGTATTCATCTCTGAATGGGGAACCACCAATGCCGACGGTGACGGCGAACCGAACTCCAGCGCAACAAACGAATGGACCCAGTTTATGGACCAGAACATGATCCCGAACTGCAACTGGAGCTTGCGTCAGCAGACCAGTGACGTCGACCAGAAGAGCGAAAAGTCCGCTATCTTCGCAGGCAACAAGTCCCTCATCACTGCAGCAGCTCTCGACGCCGCAACTTACACTTCCTCGGGTAACATCATCAAGAGCTACCTCACCAAGAACGCACGTTCCTGGGCTGACTCCCTCGTCAAGGGCAAGAGCGGCAGCTGCGCATTCAAGGCCGTCACAGCAAAGCAGACCGAAGGTAAGATTTCCGGCGCACTCAAGTCCGGCTGTACTTACACCTCTAGCAACGAAAAGGTCGTCACCGTTTCTGGCAGCGACATCGTCATCAACGATTACGGTTACGCCATCTTGACTGGCAACGACGGTTCTCAGTCTGTCGTGACCATCTCCCAGGTTGCAGGTCAGAGCATCACGAACCTCGAAAACCTCTACTGCACATATTCCGGTACTTGCATGATCGGAACAACGTCCGGCAGAACGCTTGACTTCGATGATGACGGCAACAAAGACTACCTCCTCACGATGGAAGACAAGACGAACGAAGGTTCCAAGTTCACACTTACCTCTCTCGACCCGTCCATCGTTACCGTTAGCAAGAGCACCTGCAAGAACACCAACTGCTCTAACGCCCAGAAGAACCAGCAAGTTTGGATGTTGCACTTCCAGGGTTTCGGAAAAGCAAAGGTCGTGGCTACCGCAGCTGCAGTTACCGGCTTCCGCGCCATGCAGGATACATTTGAAATCGAATACAGAAAGGGTGAACAGCGCTTCGACAGCAGATTCAAGAACCAGAAGCTTGCATTTGGCGCAACCTCTACAACAGGCCTTGCCTCAACAACGCTTTCTATAAAGACCCCGATTACCTACACCTACAATGGACAGCCGACCTCCCCGTACTTGACCCGCCAGGGTGAAGGCTATGTCGCCGGCACTCAAAATGCAGTCATTGCTGTTACCGCCAACGTTCCGGAAACAGACTTCTACGCAGCCGCTACTAGAACGGTCACGTTCATCATCGGCGACAGCGCTTCTGCAGTGAACCTGAAGGAATACAACGACTACGTCAATCCGTCTGAACCGATTTCCATCAAGCCGGTCAAGAAGATTACGAACAGTCTCCAGGCTAGCATGAAGGGTTCGACACTCCAGTTCACGACCAAGAACACGGGCCTCGTCAAGATTGACATCTACGATGCACTTGGCGCAAGCGTGAAGCAGATGTCCGATGTCTACAGCGCAGGCAGCCACGCCATCGACCTCAAGGGTCTCGCAAACGGCTCCTACACGCTCGTCGTTCGCCAGGGCAGCCAGAAGGCTTCCATCCGCTGGATGAACAAGTAA
- a CDS encoding DUF4832 domain-containing protein has product MALLSTHFGILRGTVLATLSLAFLPSSVLAAGLVKQNIDTTDAMRTLANYDRGFYTPQVLHIKPSGSKPIEKPYSKLLHLRAEISEFSSRAWLGIDTTGGKKDTTWGKSQDLTEDALNVLQQTFDNIRANKGFVIVRICYDPWYNGRSNVTPEHKWVLKHVEQLAPVLSKNTDVIVALEMGMHGAYGEMHSDTSITYDRVAEATNLMLRNTPPELKILTRTGNYSAKVLGFDNWGVDFHIDGEKFAEIAKAKGDTMYRVGMFNDGYLGTQYDYGTWGADCKTSICREEGVAWLEKYGINTPYGGEALSTANGYQVINTPEFLAYEGFRTHTSYLNIQWNNNLIDSWKKSHFNGKDFEYDGTKIDSLTGFKYINDHLGYRFVLRESWITDKVGADGVFKAKLRIQNVGFGNLTRKMKVSLYVNGYRQEGMLDTLAVITYDVPLSDSVDFMKVYSRKIEIKGADTVMTFDGNNEIEFEVNVPIFKEWRGWPLDIFLRVCSETNSSDCIHFANDSLRAGAIYGGIRIGSFVVDDREQAIDPRFSRTGDAEKQNTPFVQRIRNNIVIHNGDKRYRLNGAGIQ; this is encoded by the coding sequence ATGGCATTACTTTCTACTCATTTTGGCATCTTGAGGGGAACCGTATTGGCGACCCTGTCGCTTGCGTTTTTGCCGTCGTCGGTTTTGGCAGCGGGTCTTGTGAAGCAAAATATTGATACGACCGATGCCATGCGTACACTCGCTAATTACGATCGCGGATTCTACACGCCGCAGGTGTTGCATATAAAGCCCTCGGGTTCTAAGCCGATTGAAAAACCATATAGCAAGCTTTTGCACTTGCGCGCCGAGATTTCGGAATTCAGTAGCCGGGCTTGGCTCGGGATCGATACGACGGGCGGCAAGAAGGATACGACTTGGGGCAAGAGCCAAGACCTCACGGAAGATGCCTTGAATGTGCTACAACAGACGTTTGACAATATCCGCGCGAACAAGGGTTTTGTAATTGTGCGCATCTGTTATGATCCGTGGTACAATGGCCGCAGCAATGTGACGCCGGAACACAAGTGGGTGCTCAAGCATGTGGAACAGCTCGCGCCTGTGCTTTCGAAAAATACCGATGTGATTGTTGCGCTCGAAATGGGCATGCACGGCGCCTATGGCGAAATGCATTCCGATACAAGCATCACTTATGACCGCGTTGCCGAAGCGACGAACCTGATGCTACGCAATACGCCTCCCGAGCTCAAAATTTTAACGCGTACAGGGAACTATTCGGCAAAGGTGCTTGGCTTTGATAACTGGGGCGTGGATTTCCATATCGACGGTGAAAAATTTGCGGAGATAGCAAAGGCCAAAGGCGATACCATGTACCGCGTGGGAATGTTCAACGATGGCTACTTGGGGACGCAATACGATTACGGCACCTGGGGTGCAGACTGTAAAACGTCCATTTGCCGCGAAGAAGGCGTTGCCTGGCTCGAAAAGTACGGCATCAACACGCCATACGGCGGCGAGGCGCTTTCCACAGCGAACGGCTACCAAGTCATCAATACGCCGGAGTTTTTGGCGTACGAAGGTTTCCGCACGCATACGAGCTATCTGAACATTCAATGGAACAACAACCTGATCGATAGCTGGAAGAAGTCGCATTTTAATGGGAAAGATTTTGAATATGACGGCACAAAAATTGACTCGCTTACAGGTTTCAAGTACATCAACGACCATCTGGGTTATCGTTTTGTGCTGCGTGAATCGTGGATTACGGATAAGGTCGGTGCCGATGGCGTTTTCAAGGCTAAGCTGCGCATCCAGAATGTGGGCTTCGGCAACCTGACGCGCAAGATGAAGGTTTCGCTATATGTTAACGGCTATCGTCAAGAGGGTATGCTGGATACTTTGGCCGTTATTACTTATGATGTTCCGCTTTCTGATTCTGTTGATTTTATGAAAGTGTATAGCCGCAAAATCGAAATAAAGGGGGCCGATACAGTGATGACTTTTGATGGGAATAATGAAATTGAATTTGAAGTGAACGTGCCAATTTTTAAGGAATGGAGAGGATGGCCCTTAGATATTTTCTTGCGTGTTTGTAGTGAAACTAATTCTAGCGATTGTATCCATTTTGCAAATGATTCGCTACGTGCAGGAGCTATATATGGAGGAATACGAATCGGAAGTTTTGTTGTAGATGATAGGGAACAGGCTATTGACCCGCGCTTTTCGCGAACAGGTGATGCTGAAAAACAAAATACGCCCTTTGTGCAACGTATCCGCAATAACATCGTTATTCACAATGGTGATAAACGATACCGCTTGAACGGTGCGGGAATCCAGTAA
- a CDS encoding FISUMP domain-containing protein: MNNFTKAAASLTASALFSLAFTACSDSTSANDEIFANISSSSDEIVNPEVSSSSEKGKTKESSSSSEKSNSPKSSSSQKQVSESSSSDSLPQSSSATESSSSQIPEYSSSESIKAPSGSFTDSRDGKTYKLAKIGPQTWMAEDLSYGDSSLYTFENALDVCPEGFHLPSLKELNALVNFVGGAEVAAQKLKSTTGWPNDEQGNWNGTDDYGFNAKPVLTGDGTGTDENFWSSTRNSRDYKTGDFLKLNPHPSSNKKTNNSGYFCNSKVNDPSKLACFANADPSTKLSIRCLSNIEDCGGKTIDNTKQFCQDGIAYDICRGRTYDGTKYECKDNTLYEKSSGKVFKYSWFLLNPEKTYGTIQDERDGQYYKTIDIDGVVWFAENLNYASEGSVCPANDEKYCDIYGRMYTVVQALNGDTIDFNKKQGLCPKGTHLPLSTEYRLLWEKYKFNELFTAYTDYFENDDFYDDFKKLNNASGLGMLENGAYDSKSQTWININRLTRNIGSDFDHYHYYRWSGNGIDEYYPGPARNDVDYGAIRCIVD, from the coding sequence ATGAACAATTTCACAAAGGCAGCCGCCAGCCTAACAGCCTCGGCGCTATTTTCTTTAGCATTTACCGCCTGTAGTGATTCCACATCCGCAAACGATGAAATTTTTGCCAATATTTCATCCAGCTCTGATGAAATTGTAAATCCGGAAGTATCATCCTCTTCTGAAAAAGGAAAAACAAAGGAGTCCTCTTCTTCTTCGGAAAAAAGTAACTCCCCAAAATCCTCATCATCACAAAAGCAAGTTTCAGAATCTTCATCAAGCGATTCCCTGCCGCAATCTAGCAGCGCCACAGAATCTTCCTCGTCCCAAATTCCAGAATACTCTTCGAGCGAAAGCATCAAGGCGCCTAGCGGTTCATTTACCGATTCCCGCGATGGCAAAACATACAAGCTCGCCAAAATCGGACCCCAGACATGGATGGCCGAAGACTTGAGCTACGGAGATTCCAGCCTTTACACCTTCGAAAACGCACTGGATGTATGCCCGGAAGGGTTCCACCTTCCCTCGCTCAAGGAACTTAATGCACTTGTCAATTTTGTTGGCGGTGCCGAAGTCGCCGCTCAAAAGCTAAAAAGCACAACCGGCTGGCCCAACGACGAACAGGGAAACTGGAATGGAACAGACGACTACGGGTTTAACGCAAAGCCAGTCCTTACCGGAGACGGCACGGGCACCGACGAAAACTTTTGGAGTTCCACAAGAAATTCCAGAGATTACAAAACGGGAGACTTTCTAAAACTCAATCCCCACCCGTCATCTAACAAGAAAACAAACAACTCGGGATATTTCTGCAACAGCAAAGTAAACGACCCTTCAAAGCTCGCCTGCTTTGCCAACGCAGATCCAAGCACCAAGCTTTCGATCCGATGCCTGAGCAATATCGAAGATTGCGGCGGGAAAACGATTGACAACACAAAGCAGTTCTGCCAGGACGGCATTGCCTACGATATCTGCCGCGGCCGCACCTATGACGGCACAAAGTACGAATGCAAGGACAATACGCTCTACGAAAAATCAAGCGGAAAAGTCTTTAAATATTCGTGGTTCCTGCTCAATCCAGAAAAAACGTATGGAACGATCCAGGACGAAAGAGACGGGCAATACTACAAGACCATCGATATCGATGGAGTCGTCTGGTTTGCAGAAAACCTGAACTACGCCAGCGAAGGCTCTGTCTGCCCCGCCAATGACGAAAAATACTGCGACATTTACGGAAGAATGTACACGGTAGTACAAGCCCTGAACGGAGACACCATCGACTTCAACAAAAAGCAGGGTCTGTGCCCCAAGGGAACGCATCTGCCACTTTCAACGGAATACAGATTGCTGTGGGAAAAATACAAGTTCAATGAGCTGTTCACGGCTTATACCGACTACTTCGAAAACGATGATTTCTACGACGACTTCAAAAAGCTGAACAACGCAAGCGGTCTTGGAATGCTCGAAAATGGCGCTTACGACTCCAAGAGTCAAACATGGATCAACATCAACAGACTAACCCGAAACATCGGTTCTGACTTTGACCACTACCATTATTACCGCTGGTCCGGTAATGGAATCGATGAATATTATCCCGGTCCGGCTCGCAATGACGTCGATTACGGGGCAATCCGCTGCATCGTAGACTAA